The following are from one region of the Geoalkalibacter subterraneus genome:
- a CDS encoding NAD(+)/NADH kinase, which yields MKRVGLYAKKHHPDAVGFGREVMNWLLARNIEVMLEEDLASALGVTRDYVDDEIPERSDLIIVLGGDGTLISVARHVGARMKPILGVNLGSLGFLTEITQDETFTTLERVVKGDFEVSGRLMLDAVVRRDGNEIARYSVLNDAVINKGALARIIDMEAWVDQDYLTTFKADGLIIATPTGSTAYNLAAGGPIIYPGLNCLVISPICPHMLTNRPVIVSSKSVIRIEVKFQDQHVVLTADGQVGMPLRGGDVVELRRSQTRTMLVKSPSKNYFEVLRAKLRWGER from the coding sequence ATGAAGAGAGTTGGACTCTACGCAAAAAAACATCATCCCGACGCCGTCGGTTTCGGACGCGAGGTCATGAACTGGCTGCTCGCGCGCAATATCGAGGTGATGCTTGAGGAGGATCTTGCCTCTGCTCTCGGCGTCACGCGCGATTATGTGGATGACGAGATTCCCGAGCGCTCGGATCTGATCATCGTTCTGGGGGGCGATGGAACCCTGATTTCAGTCGCCCGTCATGTCGGGGCGCGCATGAAGCCGATCCTCGGCGTCAATCTCGGCAGCCTGGGATTTCTTACAGAGATCACGCAGGATGAGACTTTTACCACGCTTGAACGGGTGGTTAAGGGAGATTTCGAGGTTTCCGGCCGTTTAATGCTCGACGCGGTGGTGCGCCGCGACGGCAACGAAATTGCGCGCTATTCCGTTCTTAACGATGCCGTAATCAACAAAGGGGCCCTGGCGCGCATTATCGATATGGAAGCCTGGGTCGATCAGGATTACCTGACGACATTCAAAGCCGACGGGCTGATCATTGCGACACCCACCGGTTCCACCGCTTACAACCTGGCCGCCGGCGGACCGATTATTTATCCCGGCCTGAACTGCCTCGTCATCTCGCCTATCTGCCCTCATATGCTGACCAACCGGCCGGTGATCGTTTCGAGCAAGTCGGTGATCCGCATCGAGGTTAAATTCCAGGACCAGCATGTGGTGCTGACAGCCGACGGACAGGTGGGCATGCCGCTGCGCGGCGGCGATGTGGTTGAGCTGCGTCGCTCACAGACCCGCACCATGCTGGTCAAGAGCCCGAGCAAAAATTATTTCGAGGTGCTGCGCGCCAAATTACGCTGGGGGGAGCGCTGA
- the mreD gene encoding rod shape-determining protein MreD, producing MKPVVWILGAGILAAFLQTTILSRINPPSIRPDLFVFLVVYLGMTRTTAQGGPLAWLLGLLKDSFAGVTFGLHGFAFVATFLLARLVVRQLNPESSLLLVLLVSCAMAVENGLIAMSLLMLADAGDGWRIVLQQIPAQVVVGALLSCFFLPFIRWDSRRARAASGSRLP from the coding sequence GTGAAACCTGTCGTTTGGATTTTGGGTGCCGGCATTCTCGCTGCTTTTCTGCAGACCACGATTCTCTCCCGCATTAATCCGCCTTCCATCCGCCCTGACCTTTTCGTTTTTCTGGTGGTTTACCTGGGCATGACCCGGACTACGGCCCAGGGCGGCCCGCTGGCCTGGTTGCTGGGGCTCCTCAAGGACAGTTTTGCAGGTGTTACCTTTGGTCTTCATGGGTTTGCCTTTGTCGCGACGTTTCTTTTGGCCCGGCTTGTTGTGCGTCAGCTCAACCCTGAAAGTTCCCTGCTTCTGGTTCTGCTGGTTTCGTGCGCCATGGCCGTGGAAAACGGACTGATCGCAATGAGCCTGCTGATGCTGGCCGATGCCGGCGACGGTTGGCGCATCGTTCTGCAGCAGATCCCGGCCCAGGTTGTGGTTGGGGCGCTTTTGTCCTGTTTTTTTCTGCCTTTCATCCGGTGGGACAGTCGCCGCGCGCGTGCCGCCAGCGGATCACGTCTGCCATGA
- a CDS encoding replication-associated recombination protein A, with protein MDLFEHSRQESPDAPLAERMRPRSIDEVVGQQHLVGPGKPLRRLIETDRISSLIFWGPPGTGKTTLGQVIAHTTRSHFVSFSAVLQGVKDVREIVAKAREDKAYHGRKTLLFIDEIHRFNKAQQDAFLPHVERGDIILIGATTENPSFEVNAALLSRSRVFVLHPLDAEAIGALLRRALSDPRGLGDRHMELEQEAFDFIVESADGDARAALNALEVATLSAEGHVLTRDHVAESLQKKPLLYDKGGEEHYNVISALIKSMRGSDPDAALYWLARMLEAGDDPLFIARRLVIFASEDVGNADPRGLQVALAVQQAVHFIGLPEARINLAQGVTYLATAPKSNASYAGINAALKEVRNSGALPVPMHIRNAPTSLMKDLGYGRDYRYAHDYEHGVAPQTHLPDQLAERRFYTPTDRGYEKMIGERMRYHESLRHKKKRGDDPKDASE; from the coding sequence ATGGATCTATTTGAACACAGCAGACAGGAATCCCCCGATGCCCCACTTGCCGAACGCATGCGGCCGCGCAGCATTGACGAGGTCGTCGGGCAGCAGCATCTCGTTGGCCCGGGAAAGCCCCTGCGGCGCCTGATTGAAACCGACCGGATATCTTCCCTGATTTTCTGGGGCCCGCCGGGCACGGGCAAAACAACCCTGGGCCAAGTCATCGCGCACACCACCCGCAGCCATTTTGTTTCCTTCTCGGCTGTGCTGCAGGGAGTCAAAGACGTGCGGGAGATTGTCGCCAAGGCGCGGGAAGACAAAGCCTACCACGGACGCAAGACACTGCTGTTCATCGACGAGATTCACCGTTTCAACAAGGCGCAGCAGGATGCCTTTCTCCCCCACGTCGAACGCGGCGACATCATTCTGATCGGCGCAACGACCGAAAACCCGTCCTTTGAAGTGAATGCCGCGCTGCTGTCGCGCTCACGTGTCTTTGTCCTTCACCCCCTTGACGCCGAGGCCATCGGCGCGCTGCTGCGTCGCGCACTGAGCGATCCACGCGGCCTTGGGGACCGCCACATGGAACTAGAGCAGGAGGCTTTTGACTTCATCGTCGAAAGCGCCGACGGCGACGCGCGCGCCGCCTTGAACGCGCTGGAAGTCGCAACCCTCTCAGCCGAAGGCCATGTTCTGACACGGGACCACGTCGCAGAAAGCCTGCAGAAAAAGCCGCTGCTCTACGACAAAGGCGGCGAAGAGCATTACAACGTCATATCGGCATTGATCAAAAGCATGCGCGGCTCCGACCCGGACGCCGCCCTCTACTGGCTGGCACGCATGCTGGAGGCCGGCGACGATCCCCTGTTCATCGCCCGCCGCCTGGTTATTTTCGCCTCCGAAGATGTGGGCAATGCCGACCCGCGCGGCCTGCAGGTCGCCCTCGCCGTTCAGCAGGCGGTGCATTTTATCGGACTGCCCGAAGCACGGATCAATCTGGCCCAGGGCGTGACCTACCTTGCCACGGCACCCAAAAGCAATGCCTCCTATGCCGGAATAAACGCCGCCTTGAAGGAAGTGCGCAACAGCGGCGCGCTGCCGGTGCCGATGCACATCCGCAACGCACCGACCTCCCTGATGAAAGACCTGGGATACGGGCGCGATTACCGCTATGCCCATGATTATGAACACGGCGTGGCGCCCCAGACCCACCTCCCCGACCAATTGGCGGAGCGGCGGTTTTACACCCCGACGGATCGCGGCTACGAAAAGATGATCGGCGAGCGCATGCGCTATCACGAATCCTTGCGGCACAAAAAAAAGCGCGGTGACGATCCGAAGGATGCATCAGAATGA
- the rodA gene encoding rod shape-determining protein RodA, whose translation MFDRRLLFNFDWTLLLTVLALAAIGIASLYSATSGWETTSTPIYLKQLSWLGIGLLIALGMCCFDYRHLEHMGFNLYLANLLLLAAVLVVGKTSMGATRWLDFGVFNLQPSEVMKIVIIITLARYFSEHGHLQGHTLRELVRPFALVAVPVVLTMKQPDLGTALLILFIAVVMILFAGIRRSTLTVLGVLGTLAAGGGWFLLRDYQKQRILTFLNPENDPLGSGYHIIQSKIAVGSGGLFGKGYMQGTQSQLSFLPERHTDFAFSVFAEEWGFVGSFFLLMLYLFLIVWGIYIARCAADRFGTFLAVGVVAMLFWHIVVNLGMVIGLLPVVGVPLPLFSYGGTSMVTTMIGTGLLLNVSMRRFMF comes from the coding sequence ATGTTTGACCGCCGTTTACTGTTCAACTTTGACTGGACTCTGCTGCTGACGGTTCTGGCCCTGGCTGCAATCGGCATCGCCAGCCTCTACAGTGCCACCTCCGGCTGGGAGACGACCAGTACCCCCATTTATCTCAAGCAGCTTTCCTGGCTGGGAATCGGTCTTCTCATCGCTCTGGGAATGTGTTGTTTCGATTACCGCCACCTTGAACACATGGGATTCAATCTGTACCTGGCCAACCTGCTGTTGCTGGCGGCGGTTCTGGTGGTGGGCAAGACCTCCATGGGGGCAACCCGCTGGCTTGATTTCGGGGTTTTTAATCTGCAGCCGAGCGAGGTGATGAAGATCGTCATCATCATCACCCTTGCGCGCTATTTCAGTGAACACGGGCACCTCCAGGGACATACGCTGCGGGAACTGGTGCGTCCTTTCGCGCTGGTGGCGGTTCCTGTCGTGCTCACCATGAAACAGCCGGACCTGGGAACAGCGCTTCTGATTCTGTTTATCGCCGTGGTTATGATTCTTTTCGCCGGCATCCGTCGCTCAACCCTGACGGTCCTCGGTGTTCTGGGCACGCTGGCGGCCGGTGGCGGATGGTTTCTGCTACGTGATTATCAGAAGCAGCGCATCCTGACATTTCTCAATCCCGAAAACGATCCCCTCGGGTCCGGTTATCACATCATCCAATCAAAAATTGCCGTCGGCTCCGGCGGTTTGTTCGGTAAGGGCTACATGCAGGGAACCCAGTCCCAGCTGTCTTTTCTGCCTGAGCGCCATACGGATTTCGCGTTTTCAGTTTTTGCTGAAGAATGGGGGTTCGTTGGAAGCTTCTTCCTTTTAATGCTTTATCTTTTCCTGATTGTGTGGGGGATTTATATTGCACGCTGCGCCGCCGACCGCTTCGGTACTTTCCTGGCGGTGGGGGTGGTGGCCATGCTGTTCTGGCATATCGTGGTCAACCTGGGGATGGTGATCGGACTGTTGCCGGTCGTCGGCGTGCCTCTTCCTCTGTTTTCCTATGGGGGCACAAGTATGGTGACGACCATGATCGGAACAGGACTGCTGCTCAATGTCAGTATGAGGCGCTTCATGTTCTGA
- the amrS gene encoding AmmeMemoRadiSam system radical SAM enzyme, with translation MKKAQFWQPLDQNRVLCNLCRFHCRITPGRRGLCGVRENRDGALYTLVYGWSIAEHADPIEKKPLFHFLPGTRSFSVATAGCNFHCLHCQNYQISQLSREAGGEIPGQPLSPEQIVSRALDAGCRSIAYTYTEPTIFFEYAYDTAVLAHEAGLKNVFVSNGYITTEALEKIAPYLDAANIDLKAFSDRFYREVTGASLAGVLECLRDYHRLGIWLEVTTLLIPEHNDAPDELQAMASFIVDELGVDTPWHVTAFYPTYRMNDVPPTPPKTLLRARRIGQEAGLHYVYTGNVADVEGESTFCPQCGALVIERRGFRLGTCHLDEGKCRECGARIAGVGLD, from the coding sequence ATGAAAAAGGCTCAATTCTGGCAACCTCTGGATCAGAACCGCGTCCTCTGTAATCTGTGTCGGTTTCACTGTCGCATCACACCTGGACGGCGCGGGTTATGCGGTGTGCGGGAAAATCGCGATGGTGCCCTCTATACCCTGGTCTATGGATGGAGCATTGCCGAACACGCCGATCCGATAGAAAAAAAACCGCTGTTTCATTTTCTGCCCGGCACGCGGAGTTTCTCCGTTGCGACCGCCGGCTGCAATTTTCACTGTCTGCACTGTCAGAATTATCAGATTTCCCAACTCTCCCGTGAAGCAGGCGGAGAAATCCCCGGCCAGCCCCTGTCCCCGGAACAGATTGTCTCCCGCGCGCTGGATGCCGGCTGCCGTTCCATCGCCTATACCTACACCGAACCCACCATCTTCTTCGAATACGCTTACGACACGGCCGTACTGGCCCACGAAGCCGGCCTGAAAAATGTTTTTGTCAGCAACGGCTATATCACAACCGAAGCTTTGGAAAAAATCGCTCCGTACCTTGATGCCGCCAACATTGACCTGAAAGCGTTTTCCGACAGATTTTACCGCGAAGTGACCGGCGCGAGCCTGGCAGGTGTGCTGGAGTGCCTGCGCGATTATCATCGGCTGGGAATCTGGCTGGAGGTGACCACGCTGCTGATCCCGGAACATAACGATGCCCCTGACGAACTGCAGGCGATGGCTTCATTTATTGTCGATGAGTTGGGAGTGGATACACCCTGGCATGTGACCGCATTTTATCCCACTTATCGCATGAACGACGTGCCTCCAACCCCTCCGAAAACCCTGCTGCGAGCACGTCGTATCGGTCAGGAGGCCGGGCTGCACTATGTCTATACCGGCAATGTTGCGGATGTGGAGGGTGAAAGCACCTTCTGTCCCCAGTGCGGCGCGCTGGTCATCGAGCGGCGCGGCTTTCGCCTGGGCACCTGCCACCTGGATGAGGGGAAATGCCGTGAATGCGGAGCCCGCATTGCCGGAGTCGGTCTGGATTAG
- the mrdA gene encoding penicillin-binding protein 2, with translation MMNVKSQWSDKPDLTKRFLFLFLAAVAIMLLLLLRLWYLQVISAERFQHLSEKNRIRYIPISAPRGPIYDRDGHLLVDNRPSFSVSVMRQDVSDRDQLLERLSEYLEIPVEDLARRWEAGRRFPYYRPVPLAEDISREQLERVQENSVDLPGVLIDVQPLRSYPYEDVAAHVFGYLGEITEQQLRSGEFRDYRSGEYVGKSGLEKKLESYLKGKDGQRLLEVDVRGKELRVLRVQEPEPGNRVFLTLREDVQLAAERALAGQAGAAVAIDVKSGEILAMASRPSFNPAMFARGISGAEWIALLQDSRHPLQNKALTGQYPPASTFKIVTALAALRSGAATASTRVDCDGHITLGRRDFRCWKRYGHGPTDLKKAMRESCDVWFYRVGLELGIDKLSEMALELGLGNELGFDLGGEKSGLVPTREWKRARFNASWYDGETVNTSIGQGFVLATPLQLATMTATVANGGLLVRPRIIKKIESWDGEVLLESETEVLQTVEFQGNNLEIVQNSLEAVVNEPRGTGWAARLDQVKVAGKTGTAQVVRLRADDEEPDEEGIPYRFRDHALFVAYAPADDPRIAVAVIVEHGEHGSTTAAPVARSILQAYFGLPEDRVSPVNGYPGD, from the coding sequence ATGATGAACGTGAAAAGTCAGTGGTCGGATAAACCCGATCTTACCAAACGTTTCCTTTTTCTCTTTCTGGCCGCTGTTGCCATTATGCTGCTCCTGCTTCTGCGGTTGTGGTATCTGCAGGTCATAAGTGCAGAGCGGTTTCAGCACCTTTCTGAAAAAAATCGTATCCGTTACATTCCCATTTCCGCGCCCAGGGGACCCATTTACGACCGCGACGGACATTTGCTGGTGGACAATCGGCCTTCATTCAGCGTCTCTGTCATGCGCCAGGACGTGTCCGACCGCGACCAACTCCTTGAACGGCTTTCCGAGTATCTTGAAATTCCCGTCGAGGATCTTGCTCGTCGCTGGGAGGCCGGACGAAGATTTCCCTATTATCGTCCCGTTCCTCTGGCGGAAGATATCAGCCGCGAACAGCTCGAGCGTGTTCAGGAGAATTCCGTTGACCTGCCGGGCGTGTTGATCGATGTGCAGCCGCTGCGCTCTTATCCTTACGAAGATGTCGCCGCTCATGTGTTTGGCTACCTGGGAGAGATCACCGAACAGCAGTTGCGCAGTGGGGAGTTTCGGGATTACCGCTCGGGCGAATATGTCGGCAAGAGCGGCCTGGAGAAGAAGCTGGAATCCTATTTAAAGGGGAAAGACGGGCAACGTCTCCTGGAAGTTGATGTGCGGGGCAAAGAACTGCGGGTATTGAGGGTCCAGGAGCCCGAACCCGGCAATCGGGTGTTTCTGACCCTGCGGGAGGATGTTCAACTGGCAGCAGAGAGGGCCCTGGCCGGTCAAGCCGGAGCGGCAGTTGCCATCGATGTCAAAAGCGGCGAGATTCTGGCCATGGCCAGCCGCCCTTCCTTTAACCCGGCCATGTTCGCCCGCGGAATTTCAGGCGCTGAATGGATTGCTTTGCTGCAGGACTCCCGTCACCCCCTCCAGAACAAGGCTTTGACAGGGCAGTACCCTCCGGCTTCGACGTTCAAGATTGTCACGGCACTGGCGGCATTGCGGTCCGGCGCCGCAACAGCTTCAACCCGGGTTGACTGCGATGGTCATATTACCCTGGGACGACGCGATTTTCGATGTTGGAAACGTTATGGTCACGGCCCGACAGACTTGAAAAAAGCGATGCGCGAAAGCTGCGATGTCTGGTTTTACCGCGTCGGACTGGAGCTTGGCATCGACAAGCTCTCCGAAATGGCCCTGGAACTTGGACTCGGCAATGAACTGGGGTTTGATCTCGGCGGAGAAAAATCGGGACTGGTGCCGACTCGGGAGTGGAAACGTGCGCGATTCAATGCCTCCTGGTATGATGGCGAAACGGTCAATACCTCGATCGGGCAGGGGTTTGTTCTCGCCACTCCGTTGCAATTGGCCACCATGACTGCAACTGTGGCCAACGGTGGATTGCTGGTGCGGCCGCGTATTATCAAAAAGATTGAAAGCTGGGACGGGGAAGTTCTTCTGGAATCCGAGACCGAGGTGTTGCAGACTGTCGAATTTCAAGGCAATAATCTGGAAATCGTTCAGAACAGCCTTGAAGCGGTCGTGAATGAACCGCGCGGAACCGGTTGGGCAGCGCGTCTTGATCAGGTAAAAGTCGCGGGGAAAACCGGGACAGCGCAGGTGGTGCGCCTTCGTGCAGACGACGAGGAGCCGGATGAGGAAGGGATTCCCTATCGATTCCGCGATCATGCCCTGTTTGTCGCCTATGCGCCTGCCGATGACCCGCGTATCGCCGTTGCCGTTATCGTTGAGCATGGTGAGCACGGCAGCACTACGGCCGCACCAGTGGCGCGCAGCATCCTGCAGGCTTATTTCGGACTCCCGGAAGACCGCGTATCTCCGGTCAACGGCTACCCTGGAGACTGA
- the mreC gene encoding rod shape-determining protein MreC: MREPYKKYRPILLGLALLLAALLLYSFNLRQKQSTSLFEKAVITVTAPLQEGFDLVGERVARWWSHYVWLMDAARENEALREENRLLRGEIDTLREIRLANERLRKLLEFKDEIALSALPARVIGFDASTWSRTVVLDKGGRSGVEEGMPVVTNAGVVGRVIKVAPAHSRVLLITDAASAAAVLVQRTRTRAVCRGRGDTLILDFALRQEDVQLGDQVVTSGTGGIFPKGLLMGEVVKVARGDYGLFQSVEVEPAVDFSRLEEVLILTEESP, encoded by the coding sequence TTGCGGGAACCCTATAAAAAATATCGACCGATATTGCTGGGGCTTGCTCTACTTCTGGCGGCGCTTCTTCTCTACAGTTTCAATTTGCGGCAGAAGCAGAGCACCAGCCTCTTTGAAAAAGCGGTCATTACCGTAACCGCCCCCCTGCAGGAAGGATTTGACCTGGTCGGTGAACGGGTTGCCCGTTGGTGGTCCCATTATGTCTGGCTGATGGATGCCGCCCGCGAGAACGAGGCGTTGAGGGAGGAGAACCGGCTTCTCAGGGGGGAGATCGACACCCTGCGGGAAATTCGACTCGCCAACGAGCGCTTGCGAAAGCTCCTTGAGTTCAAGGATGAGATTGCTTTGTCGGCGCTGCCGGCTCGTGTTATTGGTTTTGATGCCTCGACCTGGTCCCGTACCGTCGTGCTGGACAAGGGGGGACGCAGTGGCGTTGAGGAAGGAATGCCGGTCGTGACCAATGCCGGTGTTGTCGGGCGCGTGATCAAGGTCGCCCCCGCCCACTCGCGCGTTCTTCTGATTACCGATGCGGCTTCTGCTGCGGCAGTGCTGGTACAACGTACGCGGACCCGGGCCGTTTGCCGTGGTCGCGGTGATACGTTGATCCTTGATTTCGCTTTGCGTCAGGAAGACGTGCAATTGGGAGACCAGGTCGTGACTTCAGGCACGGGCGGTATTTTCCCCAAGGGGCTGCTGATGGGGGAGGTGGTAAAAGTCGCCCGGGGCGACTACGGCTTGTTCCAGTCGGTCGAAGTGGAGCCTGCAGTGGATTTTTCACGCCTGGAGGAGGTGTTGATCCTGACGGAGGAGTCCCCGTGA
- the recN gene encoding DNA repair protein RecN → MLTDLNIRNFAIIDRLHVRFGAGFNVLSGETGAGKSILLGAVGLLLGARARVEDIRTGEDEAAVEALFEIDEQMAADLAPLFEEGAIDFDGSEVLIRRLVSRNGKNRVFLNGALVTLGQLQAVTGKLVTIYGQHEHQSLLKSENHLKLLDDFAGSRSLLASYRRAYEDLRRARENLDRLETGERERRQRIDLLSFQSSEIAAAHLQEGEDEELESERRLLQNAEKLTAATLGGFNHLYGEDGAVCEMVDQAATSLETLLEVDSRLGEFAEALRSAQYSLEDVAAQLRSYSEVLTFDPQRLDEVENRLAVLAGLKRKYGSTVADILAYRDQIDKELTELEDIDESRAQVTARIEQCEKDVRARGEELSALRRQAALELAQKVEHELTDLAMGQARFEIRCSTLEDFSANGLEKVEFFLAPNPGEEARPMARIASGGELSRIMLALKRAAPGHETQTLIFDEVDAGIGGVTATRVGEKLRSLASEQQVLCVTHLPQVAAFADRQYLIAKSEVDGRTRTEVDLLDEQGRVREMARMLGGARTTERSLEHARELISSSVVR, encoded by the coding sequence GTGCTGACCGATCTCAACATCCGCAACTTTGCGATCATCGACCGGCTGCATGTGCGTTTCGGCGCCGGTTTCAACGTTCTCAGTGGAGAAACCGGCGCCGGCAAGTCCATTCTTCTCGGCGCGGTCGGCCTGCTGCTTGGCGCGCGGGCGCGTGTCGAGGATATCCGCACCGGAGAGGATGAAGCCGCTGTGGAGGCCTTGTTTGAGATCGACGAGCAGATGGCGGCCGACCTTGCTCCGTTGTTCGAGGAGGGGGCGATCGACTTCGATGGATCGGAGGTTCTGATTCGCCGACTCGTGAGCCGCAACGGCAAAAATCGCGTGTTTCTCAACGGCGCCCTGGTCACTCTGGGGCAGCTGCAGGCTGTCACCGGAAAACTGGTGACCATTTACGGCCAGCATGAGCACCAAAGTCTGCTCAAGTCTGAAAATCACCTGAAACTGCTTGATGATTTTGCCGGCAGCAGATCTCTTCTCGCCTCTTATCGCAGGGCTTATGAAGATCTCCGGCGGGCGCGCGAGAATCTGGACCGGCTGGAAACCGGCGAACGCGAACGACGGCAGCGCATCGATCTGCTCTCTTTTCAAAGCAGCGAAATTGCCGCAGCGCATCTCCAAGAGGGGGAAGACGAAGAGCTTGAGAGTGAAAGGCGCCTGCTGCAGAATGCTGAAAAACTCACTGCCGCGACGCTGGGCGGATTTAACCATCTGTATGGGGAGGATGGAGCCGTCTGCGAGATGGTCGATCAGGCGGCGACCTCCCTCGAAACACTGCTGGAGGTGGATTCACGCCTGGGCGAATTTGCCGAAGCCCTGCGCAGCGCACAATACAGCCTGGAGGATGTCGCGGCGCAGCTGCGCAGTTATTCCGAGGTCCTGACCTTCGATCCCCAGCGCCTTGATGAAGTGGAAAACCGTCTTGCCGTGCTGGCCGGGTTGAAGCGCAAATACGGCAGCACCGTTGCCGACATTCTGGCTTATCGTGACCAGATCGACAAAGAGCTTACTGAACTTGAGGATATCGACGAGTCGCGCGCACAGGTCACCGCCCGTATCGAACAGTGCGAAAAGGATGTCCGTGCTCGCGGCGAAGAACTCTCTGCCCTCCGGCGACAGGCTGCTCTTGAGCTGGCGCAGAAGGTGGAGCATGAACTGACGGATCTGGCCATGGGGCAGGCCCGGTTCGAGATCCGCTGCAGCACGCTCGAGGATTTTTCCGCTAATGGCCTGGAGAAAGTCGAGTTTTTTCTTGCGCCTAACCCCGGCGAGGAAGCGCGCCCCATGGCCCGCATCGCTTCAGGCGGCGAGCTGTCCCGCATCATGCTGGCCCTGAAGCGAGCCGCCCCGGGGCATGAAACTCAAACGCTCATTTTCGATGAAGTCGACGCCGGCATCGGTGGCGTGACTGCCACGCGGGTCGGTGAGAAGCTGCGCTCACTGGCGTCGGAGCAGCAGGTGCTGTGCGTAACACACCTGCCCCAGGTGGCCGCTTTCGCCGACCGGCAGTACCTCATCGCCAAGTCCGAGGTCGACGGGCGAACCCGCACCGAAGTTGATCTGCTTGATGAGCAGGGGCGGGTCCGGGAGATGGCCCGTATGCTTGGAGGCGCGCGCACCACCGAGCGCAGTCTTGAGCACGCACGTGAGCTGATCAGCTCTTCCGTGGTGCGCTGA
- a CDS encoding N-acetyltransferase produces the protein MIRKALIPDARAIQKLLMDYSRDGLMLPRSLSEIYENIRDFYVFAEQGTVLGTVCLSICWEDLAEVRSLAVAESASGRGIGRSLVEICLEEARALGLRRVFALTYKPGFFAKIGFREIEKSELPHKIWGDCLKCAKFPDCDEIAVCIDL, from the coding sequence ATGATCCGCAAAGCCCTGATCCCTGATGCCAGGGCAATTCAGAAACTGTTGATGGATTATTCGCGGGACGGGCTGATGCTGCCCCGTTCGCTTTCCGAGATTTATGAAAATATTCGTGATTTTTATGTCTTTGCTGAACAGGGCACCGTTCTCGGGACCGTCTGTCTGAGCATCTGCTGGGAGGACCTGGCTGAAGTGCGCTCCCTCGCAGTGGCAGAATCCGCATCCGGCCGGGGTATCGGCCGCAGCCTGGTTGAAATCTGCCTGGAAGAAGCCCGGGCATTGGGGCTGCGCCGTGTCTTCGCCCTGACTTACAAGCCTGGCTTTTTTGCAAAAATCGGTTTTCGGGAGATTGAAAAAAGTGAGCTTCCGCACAAGATCTGGGGCGATTGTCTGAAGTGTGCCAAATTCCCCGATTGTGATGAAATTGCGGTCTGCATCGATCTTTGA
- the yidD gene encoding membrane protein insertion efficiency factor YidD, producing the protein MRVLWGAALILLLAGPSGGAKANAQAPSWGPWQVPAARNSAPVDKGSDMSILRYGIGFFQEFISPVDGPRCPMTPTCSAYALHALDRHGPALAIMLTVDRLLHENTPREKTHPVPGPGRIRYFDPLDNNDFWLPNSAGIPAP; encoded by the coding sequence ATGAGAGTCCTGTGGGGCGCCGCCCTGATCCTGCTGCTGGCGGGCCCCAGCGGAGGCGCAAAAGCAAATGCCCAAGCACCATCCTGGGGGCCGTGGCAGGTACCGGCAGCGCGCAATTCAGCACCGGTCGACAAGGGCAGCGACATGAGTATCCTGCGCTACGGGATCGGCTTTTTCCAAGAATTCATCTCGCCCGTTGATGGCCCCCGCTGCCCCATGACGCCGACCTGTTCGGCCTATGCCCTTCACGCCCTCGACCGGCATGGTCCGGCATTGGCGATCATGCTCACCGTCGACCGCCTGCTCCACGAGAACACCCCCCGGGAGAAAACGCATCCCGTGCCGGGGCCTGGCCGAATCCGCTACTTCGACCCGCTCGACAACAACGACTTCTGGCTTCCCAATTCGGCCGGCATCCCCGCCCCGTGA